The sequence below is a genomic window from Papio anubis isolate 15944 chromosome X, Panubis1.0, whole genome shotgun sequence.
ACGGAACTCCTTTTGAAAGACTTGagcatggccaggcgcggtggctcatgcctgtaatcccagcactttgggaggcctaggcgggtggatcacgaggttaggagttcaagaccagcctggccaacatggtgaaaccccgtctcgtctcaaaatacaaaaaattagctgagtgtggtggcacacacctgtaatcccagctactcgggaggctgaggcaagagaatggtttgaacccgggaggtggaggttgtggtgagccgagatcacaccactgcactccagcctgggcgatagagcaagactccatctcaaaaaacaacaacaacaaagaaaacttgaGCCTTTGGCAGGGGCTCCACTGGATCCTCAAGACATCCCCAAGTGTCCAAGCCAGGAAAGCCCTTAGAGTCCATCTAGGCCAATCCCCTCTTCATCctggtggggaaactgaggctaaaaaGGGTGGAGAGATTAACCTAAGGTCACAGGACAgctgggctgggagtgggggtgcCTGCCCTGCTGAGATGGAGAGTTTTGTGCTGCGTTGGTGCAGAACCTCCTCCCGCCACCTTCCTTAGATCTGATGGGTATGTTTGAGAAACGGCGCTTCCGCAAGTTCCTGGTGTTTGTGGCAAACTTCGATGAGAATGACCCCAAGACCTTTGAGGGTGTTGACCCCCAGACTACCAGCATGCGTGATGTCTACCGGAAGTTTGATCTGGGCCAGGATGTCATCGATTTCACTGGCCACGCCCTGGCACTCTACCGCACTGATGAGTGAGGGGAAGCTGGTGTGGCGGCAGCCCCCTCGCCCGGcccacctcctgccctccccacaccTGCCTGTTGTCCCCCTGCCCCGCATGTTCCTTGTACTCAGCCATAGGCTCACCTATCACCCTTTCCATTTCCCTCTTGCATTTGATCCTCATCTTCCCCAGGCCATTCAGGGTGGTGGGAAGACTGGCCTGGTACCTGGTACCTGGGTGGGGGTAAGTCAGGGGTGCTGCTACTGGAGCATCTTCCCTAACCCCTGTCCCCCAGCTACCTGGACCAGCCCTGTCTTGAGACCATCAACCGCATCAAGTTGTACAGTGAGTCCCTGGCCCGGTATGGCAAGAGCCCATATTTATACCCGCTCTACGGCCTGGGCGAGCTGCCCCAGGGTTTTGCAAGGTGAGGACGTGGGTTTTTTCAGTTGGCATGGCTGAGTAGGACTAGGGCCAGGAGTGGAGATGGCCCCCTTGAGCATTTCCCTGGtagcatttccttctttccaattcGTGATCTTCATTTACTTCACTCCATCCTTGGGTGATGAGGGCACAACCCCAGTGCACTGAAGTACAGAAGTCTCCACACTTGAAGAACCAAGTTTCCACAAATGTGACTTGCTCAGTTCCCGGCAGCACCAggactgggcccagggccccagaACCTTGAGTCAGGGCTTCGCTGGGAGGTGACCTATCTTGAGAGAGTCCATCCTGGTCCTTCAGGCTGTCTTGGTGCAGAGCACTGCTCCCTCATGCCCCCTTCTGCTGGTCCTTGGCAGTGTATTCTGGGCAGAAGAAGCTCCAGAGAGGAAAGAGCCCGCTGAGATGGGGCCAGAGTTCACGGCAGTGACACAGCTGGGATGAATCCCGGCGtctcctgcctgctgcctgcctggGGCAGCCTTTTTTGCACCTTGGTGGAGGAAGGGTGACAGTGGAATTGGTCCCTGTTTCTCCTGGGAGGGGCCTTCACCAGGGCTGTTCTCACCACAGATTGAGTGCCATCTATGGGGGGACGTATATGCTGAACAAACCTGTGGATGACATCATCATGGAGAATGGCAAGGTGGTGGGCGTGAAATCTGAGGGAGAGGTGAGCCTTTCTGGTGCAGTGCAGTCACCATGGTTGAGGCAGGGCTTGGTCACCACCTTCTCACTGTGCTGCCGGGTCTCCTGCTGCACAGCCCCGAGGGTCTTGGAGCTGGGAACTGGGCGTCCAGAAGTCTTCAGAGCCATGCATGTGGGTGAGAGGCTATTTCAGAGGCCACACGCCGTGTCTGTAGTGCAGAAAGTGTTCTTGATCACGGGGCATCTGGGAGGCGGGGGCGGGCACCCAGCCTGTGCGTCAGGGCCTACCTCTGTGAGCTGCAGGGCAGGGCCATGCATTCAGGAGGGGCAGTAGTGATGGCTCCGAGGAGTGCCTTGTCTGCCAGAGCTGCCTGCCTTTGCTGTGAACACAGCCCCAAGACTACCTAAGGGAGTGATCTGACGGGCGAGGATTTCTGGTGCCTTCTCAGGTGGCCCGCTGCAAGCAGCTGATCTGTGACCCCAGCTACATCCCGGACCGTGTGCGGAAGGCTGGCCAGGTTATCCGCATCATCTGTATCCTTAGCCACCCCATCAAGAACACCAACGATGCCAACTCCTGCCAAATAATCATCCCCCAGAACCAGGTCAACAGGAAGTCAGGTAGGCCGGGTGCTGGTACAACTTCCTCTAGGGTGTTCTCTTTGGGGTTaccctttttttccccatcagtGTCGGAGCTCCCTGCCTTACCTCTCTGGAAAAAATTTGACCCACATTGTAGTCACCACAACTTGGACCCCTAGGGTTTGGGTGGCCTGGACTCTTCCCCTCTGGGAGGGTGGTGGCTTGGATGCTACCTGCTTtgcggggctggggagggggcaggtggGCCAGACTTGTGTCCAGCCACTGGAACCCATCTCTGCGTATGGCCAGCGCCTCTGGCCCGAGTTGACGGAGCTCTTCCTGTGGCCAGACATCTACGTGTGCATGATCTCCTATGCACACAACGTGGCAGCCCAGGGCAAATACATCGCCATCGCCAGCACTACTGTGGAGACCACGGACCCTGAAAAGGAGGTGGAGCCGGCTCTGGAGCTGTTGGAGCCCATTGACCAGAAGTGAGGGGCTGGGCTGAGcccaagagggagagggagggagcccAGGAGCTGGGCTTAGGGACCAGGAAGGGCATGGCCCGTTGTGAGGCCTGTCACCTCCCCTCTGTCTGCCCCTCAGGTTTGTGGCTATCAGTGACTTGTATGAGCCCATTGATGATGGTTGTGAGAGCCAGGTAAGCAGTTTGTCCCAGCCCTGGCTCCTGGCCGCCCCCCCAGGGCACCTGCCTGACTCACCCTGGGCGCTGGGCTTTGGCTGTTTCCAGGTATTCTGTTCCTGCTCCTACGATGCCACCACACACTTTGAGACAACCTGCAACGACATCAAAGACATCTACAAACGCATGGCTGGCATGGCCTTTGACTTTGAGAACATGAAGCGTAAACAGAACGACGTCTTTGGAGAAGCTGAGCAGTGATTGTGGCCgcccccagcccctgctgcccCAGCCTGTGTCTGTTCTCCTAGAGGGCTCCAGCATCCTCTGCTTCCCCCACCACGTTCCCATCACCCACCTCATTGATCCACTGACCAAATCCTTAACCCTAGCTATGGTTTGGGAGATGGGGGGTTGGATAGCATCCTCTTTCTTGGCCCTTCCTTATCCTAGGAAAAGAGGGTTCCTCTCCTTGTGTGTGTCTCTTCCCCCCACCCCTAATTCTTCTGCTCTGTTCGGGAAGACGGGGAGGAAAAGGTGACTTCTGCCCCCACCGCTCTTACCCCCACTGTAGTGGCCTTTGGAGAtgcccccacctccccccaccaaCTCTTGGCGTGTTGGAGAGAAGGGGCCCTCCCAGCACAAAGTTGCATTCCTCCCCCCtaatttattctaatttattaaCTTCGACCCACCCCTTCTGAGCCTGCAGCCTTCCCGTGTGGCCTGGGGGCTGTAGAGTGagctgccccagcccctcccagccctTGCCCAGCCTGGGGCAGTGGGGAAGGCTTGGGCGTGGCCCCGTTGGAGGTTGatttgctgttttgtttcttgtctttGTGTTTGTGTTCTGTGGTACTTGCTGAGAGAAAAATGTGAGCAAAGCAGAAGGAGGTGGGAAAATGGACCCAAACCCCAGTGTGCCCTGCCTTTCCTTTAGTGGTGGGAAACCCTTATCTTGCAAAGTGAATGtgtccccttccccaccctctagtgtatttcacagaaaacaaaacctccCAATAAAACGGTTGAAACCTGAACCTCTGGATCTTTACGGTTATCTCCCAAAAGCTGGGTACCTGGCAGGGCTTTGGCTGCCTGGGTTGGGGCTCTGGCTTAGCTTCACTCTGGACTGTAAAAGGTGGCAGTCGTCAGGGAATTCCTCACCCAGAGCACGCTGGGGCCAAACTGACTTAAAGCTTAAGGCTACCAGTGAGTTAATGCTGGCACCAGGACTGCAGCCCTCAGTGCTCAATGCAGGGGGAGTGCGGTGGGGGGCGGGTGTCAACGTGGAGAAAGCAGAGGGAGCGGGGGTCTTGGCCTCTGGCTTGAGAGGGCAGAGGGGACCCGGGGCCAGCCTTGGATGGGGTGAAGCAGGGGGACAGGGGTGCCAGTTTTCGGCTTAATGCGGGGGACCAGGGCCTGGCCTCAGGCAGGGAGGCAGCACGGGGACCAGCCTTGGGGTCAACAGGAGGAATTAGAGGGATCAGGGGCCCAGCCTTGGCTCGGGTTAACGTCGAGGCAGCGCGAGGGGCTGGGGGATTCAGCCTCCGGGGTCCACAGGAGCCGGCGGTGGGGGCTGGGATGGGAGTCCATGCAGGGTAAGGGGCGGTCTCcggcggggtggggcggggtggggcggggcgggcggCGGTTCCGCTCCGGGCCAGCTGGCGCGCGGAGGGGCGGGGTATCCGTGCGTCTCCTGGTGGCTGACGTCACGGCGCGGGCGTCAGCTGACTGTTCTGCTGCCACCGCCGCGGCTGCTGCAGCTGAGACCCGGCTGGGCCGCTGTCGctgtcgccgccgccgccgccgctacCATGGCTCAATACAAGGGCGCCGCGAGCGAGGCCGGCCGCGCCATGCACCTGATGAAGAAGCGGGAGAAGCAGCGCGAGCAGATGGAGCAGATGAAGCAGCGCATCGCGGAGGTGCGAGCTGGGAGCCTCGGAGCATGCGCGCTGCCCAGGTCCCCTGGCTGCCTC
It includes:
- the GDI1 gene encoding rab GDP dissociation inhibitor alpha, which codes for MDEEYDVIVLGTGLTECILSGIMSVNGKKVLHMDRNPYYGGESSSITPLEELYKRFQLLEGPPESMGRGRDWNVDLIPKFLMANGQLVKMLLYTEVTRYLDFKVVEGSFVYKGGKIYKVPSTETEALASNLMGMFEKRRFRKFLVFVANFDENDPKTFEGVDPQTTSMRDVYRKFDLGQDVIDFTGHALALYRTDDYLDQPCLETINRIKLYSESLARYGKSPYLYPLYGLGELPQGFARLSAIYGGTYMLNKPVDDIIMENGKVVGVKSEGEVARCKQLICDPSYIPDRVRKAGQVIRIICILSHPIKNTNDANSCQIIIPQNQVNRKSDIYVCMISYAHNVAAQGKYIAIASTTVETTDPEKEVEPALELLEPIDQKFVAISDLYEPIDDGCESQVFCSCSYDATTHFETTCNDIKDIYKRMAGMAFDFENMKRKQNDVFGEAEQ